CCTTGTTCCCGCTCCTCGGTTCCTTTTTTTCATTCGATGAGTGCGGCGTGGGTCATTTTTGCCGTTTGCTGATTCAGAGGGCTTATTTTTATCTGTCTGCGCCTTGTCAAGAATTTCCGTCGTATGAGACGATGTTgatctttgtggaaaaaattggACTTTTCATAAATGGTTCCTGCTGGCTTTGAAGTTGAAAACATAACGTGAGAACTTCGAGTAAACGAACGAGGGTTTCCGCCGGACTTGAGACGTCGAGCctcaggtggcgcagcggttagaactGCCGCCCTGCGCCTGAAGGTTCCGGGTTTAGATCTTAGGGTAGGATCCTGGATCAGGGTACTTAGCCTTGAACGGATGCGGTAAAAGGTAGCCcgtctgtataaataggtaagctGTTCCAAGTCACGCCGGGAAAAAGCGCCAGCCGTATGAATGCATCTTACCGAATTCACGCAAGACGTGCGGCTGTTGGGTCTTGTTCAGCCGCGACATATTTTGGGTTCAAACAGCTCCGCTGAGGAGATGTTGGCGGGCGCAGCCGCGTCGCATCCGTGGACGCGCGTCCTACTCCCGACCGCAACGGATCCCGGCTTGTTTGGGGACAACAGCCGGCCGGCGAGGCCCTCTATTCGTGACGCCGCTCCGCTTCCAGAGCATAAACACAAGACGCACGTCCCTCGCACCCTcccgctccccctccccctccccccacccaggATGGCCCAGCGCGTGTCATGGGGGTAGCcgtgtttattatttatgacaCCCACAGTAATCTATTGTGATGAATAATATTGCCGGTAAGTGGCTCTGCTAAAGCTGCCTGTCTCTCCAGGGCTTCGTGGTGGGATGGGCTGGCGTGGGGGGCTCTCACGTGTGTTTTCCAGCACGCTGCCTACCTGCTGCCGCACAGCCCACCTGGCAGCCCTGACACCCCTGACACCCCTGAGACTTCTCACTCTAaatccataaacacacacacacttatattaGAAATGGTTTTCttctacatatatatacagcCAGGTCACTAAGTGGGGGAAATTtgaatttctaaataaaatgatatttttctatgtaattatttatgatgGCACCGATTTGAATTTTGCATATGTCCGGAAAAGAAGTCGATACTTCAACAATCAAAAACGGACCGAAAGCTAAACTTGTTTTCGAGACTCAAGTTTTTAAAGGGAGTCAATAGATATAAACTATTTACTGAATTGTCAAGCAGTTTGTTTCATAGAAAACGTTACCTAGAGCGCTGCAGCGTTTCAAAGACACtacataatacataatatacaagGCAGCAGATCTCCGGTTTTGTAATACTATGGTTTCTTTATTATTACGAAATTAAttgttaatgcatttttaattattcttacattttttcccaAGATTACaatctgtttttcagctgtagtaccgaAACTTGGTGCCCCTTTGTCCAGTCGCCTACGTTTGCCGGATCATAAAAGCGGCCCTCGCCCCTCACCGGCACCCTGAACCCTGGAGAACCGGAGTAAATTACTTTCGTTCCACACGTTTTTACCGACTGCCCTTCGCGGTGCTGCCGCACTTTCGGTTCCACCAGCCAAGTGGCCGCAGGGAACCGGGACTTGAGGTCACACATCAACAGTGCGCTGTTCAGGGCTTAGTTTACAAACCGCTGTTTACTTTAGAACCAGTTTGGATTCATGAGCTACAGCTCGGTGTCTCATCTCTGTGTCCTGAGCTCTTTAGGCACAGGGCATTGTTCCGAGGTGGTAATAAGAGTAATGAAAAGCACGACGAAAGGGCTTTCGAATTCAGTTTATGCACAACGTCAAAATCAACACCGACCTTCGGGATGGTGCGGCGGATAACTTGGAAAGGACGCTTCCGATGAGCCGTTCCTTCCTCTTCTCACTCACGGCTTCGTAAAGCTGCGTTTCGGCTCGGGCAatttgagcagcaggtggtgcagcggtcgGAGCTGCTGCCGTGCCCCTCAAAGGAGCCACGCGACGAGAAACGTTACTTTCTGACGCATGTTTCAGGCCGGCTGAGGCAGCGGGTCCGAACCGTCGCGGCTCGCTCGGAAGCGCGTCTGTTCTCGCCGAGGTGACGCCTGTCTGCATGTGACCCCCGTCCCCAGGAGTCCGCTCGGCGCTGGTGAGCATCCCCTCCGTCGTGCACGGCACCTGCGGCGagcgcctcctgctgcctgTTGAGTACCACTTCGACGTGTGGCCCAAGGACCTCCAAGGCACCTGGTATTTCCAAGGCGACTCCAGCGATATGGTCATGCTGGTCACCTTCTCGTCACACACGCTCATCATGAACATGGTCTACAACGGCAGCGTCTCCATCCATCCCCCGAACGCATCGCTTCTGATAAACCGGCTAGATGAGACGGCTGAGGGCTGGTACCGCCTGGACCTCAATTTCAGGTTCCCTGGTGTCGACTCCCCGGTGTTGGAGAAGAAGGTAGTCCACGTGTTTGCTCACGGTGAGAAGGCGTAGGGAACGATCGCTGCGGCTGAATGTTCACCGCGCTTCCTGCGGGAAGTGGTGCTGAAGGCACATGGCAGTTCCACGGCTGGTAGTATCCCAGAGATCCACTGTGGTAGCAGTAAACTCGATCAGCGTGGCGGTCCGCCACCCGCTGTCCACAACCAGAGAAGGTACCAGTGCTGTCTTCTGCATGGTACCCAATAGGACCCTTAAACACCACCCAGCCATTCTGACAGTGTTTTTCCAGCATTTGTCAACTTTTGTTGTATGTGTACTGCTctagtatctatctatctatctatctatctatctatctatctatctacctaAATATTGTGATCTGAAGAGCATATGTACTGTAGCAAGAGTTAAGCCAAATTCTCTTAATGCAttgacaatattttttatttgaggaAAGGTGAAATCTTGTATCTTTACTAAAAATATTgagtaaaatttacatttgcttttgcCGTTATCTTCCTGGCCAGGTCTTATCTGAACACAGGCAACATGTAGAAAATATTCAATAAAATGCATGTTGATTTTAAATGATTGCATTAACACTCTACAGTCTAGTCTGTTCTTCGTTAGCCAAAAAtacaattcatttatttatctgtagTCCATATTTGGCAGTTTGTTTGGTGTTGAAGtcagacaaagtaaaaatatctTATTGTCTTATGGACAATAAGTTCTAGATTTTGTATTTTGCCCTGTGTGCAACATCTGGAAGGAGAGGTTATGAAAAGGTGGTCAATCGGGCTGAATTTCCCTCGTCCAGTGCCGGTGTCCGTGCCAGTGATAGAGATGAGTCCCGGTTCCGAAGTGGTCGAAGACAAGGACAACGTGACGCTCAGGTGCTCCGTGAAGACGGGCTCCAGGGCCCAGTACCTGTGGCTGAAGGACGGTGTCGTCGTGGGCGCCGGCGAGCGCCGCACGCTTTCGCGCGACAACGGCACCCTCGCGATCAGCCCCGCGACAAAGGAGGACATTGGCGAGTACGTCTGCGTGGCGAGGAACTTCATCGGCCGGGAGCGGAGCCGGCCTCTTCCCCTGCGCGTGTTCTGTGAGTGTTCCTCGCCACGTCCTCCGTCCGTCCGCCTTAAATATCTCGCCCGCATTTAAGGAAGGGATGGAGCTGACGTTTCCTCGAAACCTAACGAGGCGGCCCCTCGGCGACCCCCTCCCGAGAATGTCATCGTAGGTGCGAAGGTGCCTCGAAAGGGTAGAGCGGACAGCggaaaattactgtaaatcGCACACGATGTGCGTCGGCAGGCCTAAAAACAGAAGTACGAGTCATTTGCATAGAGGCTGCGCGTGTGAAAGAGCCCCTCTGTTCAGTCAACGCGTGATGTCATCGGGCCGCGAAACCCAACGTTCTCGCTATCGCCGAACGTTTCAGGAGCTCGCCGCCGGCTCTAGAGACGAGTTCGAGCCCGGACTCGAGATAAGCCGTCTCTTTGGTCAATAATGCTCTTTAAACACATTACATCACTGTCTTTCTCTAACTCCGGAGATAATTATAACCAAACTTATTTCCAGGTCAAAACGAAACGCTCGAGACAAGTACATCATGTGACTGTTTGTGGTCGTGTTGCTTTGAAAATGGCGGCGCCCTGATTCTTTTGAGGTTTAACgcttatataaatataaaataggGCGCCGGCGTCTATATGGAGGGGCACGTGTCCTTTGGCGGGGCCTCCGGCGACAGGTAGGCGAGAGGGAAACAGCCTGGGGAGCTTCACGATATCGCTGCGAGGTGACAATGCGCAACATTATTTTTGCCGAGGTGacaaagtcaaaagtttgggtaCACCCGCCTCGTGTTTCTCAAGCTGTCACTCGTGCAAAGGGTTGCTGTTTCGAAAAACCGTGATGCTGCTGTAAATTCGGGGCCTGCGGCGTAGGTGGTGAAGACGTGGATCGATGGCTGGTCCTAAGCGTTGCGTAGATGGACGGCAATAGAGGGGGCTCACGCTTGTTTTGCAGACGGCCCCTATAACCTGGAGGTCAGCTCCCAGCAGGGGCTCAAAACGGGAGAAGTGTTCATGGTGGACCCCGGAGAACCGGTGCTCTTCGAGTGCTGGGCCGACTCGGACCCGCCCAACAGCTGCGTGTGGatctccaaaagcagcaactcctCCAGAGTCATCACGGGCTCCCGGTTCGAGGTGATGTCCAACCGGCTCGCCCACAAGGAGGACTTTGTGTGCCGCGCCTTCAATAATGTCACGCAGAAGCAAGACGAAACCCAGTTCACCCTGGTGGTCGCCAGCCTGGGTACCGGTGAGTACCAAGCGCTCCGGCTTGAGCCGTTGATCGCACGTGCTCAGAAACGCTGCTAAATTTAGCATAGAGCACAACATGAGACAGCAGGTAGCTGAAGGTCATTAGGTCAAGTCCCATTTGTGGTAACAACGCGAGGTGACAAGCCGCATTTCTCTGGTGAGGTGTCCAGCTGAATAATTGCTTTGAATTATAACACGTGTTGGATAAAATTATTGGCCAAGCAAAACAGGcaatatagatagatagatagatagatagatagatagatagatcacaATTCAACATAATTAGACCAATAACCTTAAAGTCAACATTTTAAAGAGTGATTAAACTGAAGCGAAATGACATACGTTGAAAAAGTTTCCAAAAGTTTCCCCAAAGTTGACCGGTGCTGTAATTATTTACGGCAGATCATAGTAACAAGTGGGTTGCGCAAACACCAAATTTACCTGCTTCATCATCCACATTCAAGAAAAGTCAATATTGTTTTTCTCTTGGCTCAGTGTGCGAGCGCGTCGCTGCCCCCCGTGCCGAAGTCGTACAGATGCATTGGAAAGCAAACAGCGCGCGGCAGGTGTTCTGTGTTTACCGTGTTTAACCGCATTCGCAGTTTCTGTTTCTATACAAGCAGAAAtttctggaaagaaaacaaacaaacaatatgGAAGTGATACTTGCCGCACGAACATTACAGAAAAGGCTACACGATGACTGAATGTTTCCGCGCCAGACCTGTGATTTTTCGGTCACTCGTTGCTGCGCGAAACCTAGAGtcgttcacccatttatacagctgggtaattttactggagtactttagggtaagaaccttactCAGGAGTACTATAGGAGTaactgagattcaaaccagcaaccttcggatccGAAGGCGGCAGCTCTCACCACCATCGTACCAGCTGCGCTCCTGTGTCTCGGAGAAACGGACAAGGTGGAGTCTTTGGGCGGTTCGGTGTGAGCGGGGACGGGAGCAATGCGGGCCAGCGGAGGGTCGTTTCACGGGGCCTATTGCAGAAGTGCAGAAGTGAGACGGTACGTGTGTGGGCGAGTCAACATGGAAATAAAGCGAGGACACTGAAAGCTTTATGCAGCCTGGACTGGTGAATAAACGCTAAACGCCGACAGTCTTTCTCGAGATAAGCCAGGCAGCgtgatatttacattaaatttacatgtaattcATTCGGAAGGCACTCTCCTCTAAAACAAGGCAGAACTCGGAGTAAACAACAGTGCGTTTCACGGCAGGTGacgagctttagatacagagcACGGTCGGTTTGTCCGGCACCGCCGTTCCCGCTGTAGCGCATCACCGGCCGCAGGCCACGCGGCTGAGtttgacaaaataataaaagtactGACAGACGGTGCCGCAACATTATGAAGCtcttaggagatcaggagacgtgtgttttgagacccttcttaaatacttgaagggattcagcagtcctgagggagACACGGAACTCATTCCAGAAACGTCTAGGATAGATATAgatctatatatacagtagataCCGACATGGATATAGATATAATTTACCATATTGGGAAGAATTCCATCTGTCTATCCATGTCCCAAGAGAGAGGAACACAGTCAGCCAGGATTCTTTATTGTAACCACTTACAGGTGATGTGGAATCACTCCTAGAATCGCCCGTGTTCTTATTCTGCTCCCTTGACAACCGTGCCCTCCACCGCCCTGGAAGGGAGAGTCAACATTTTCGGAATTAATTTCaaatctcttttcttttttgaaggaAAGAAACAAGAGTTTTTACAGGCTGGAAGCTCTGTGTCGCACCTGGCTGCCATCACGGTCTCCTCCCTGGTCATCATCGGCTGCATGCTGCTCGTGATCTTCAGGAAGAGGAGCTGCTGTCCACACAGAGGTGGGCGTCTCCCCGGGCGGCGGCTGGAGCGCGAGTGTCGCGATGAGTTTGCCGGGTGGAAAAACGGCTCAGGGAGCAGGATTTCGGGAGGAAGCCGACTATTCGGGGTAGTCGGGGCGGAGAACATTGAGATTTAAACTGAGGGAATCCGGAGGTTCAAGGGGACTAAAATACTACAATTTTTACAGTTAGCCTACCTGTCTACCTATTCATGTCTTGATGTTACCGCGTTGGCACCGCGGACAGACTTGAGCGAGCCGTTTCTGCCACTGGCTGCTCGCAGACGGGAAACGGTACTGACTTtcatctcctctcctccttctcttttAAGCAGTGATGATGAACATTTACAACAGGTACGTAAAATGCacgctgcgccgccgcacctCCGTCACGGCGGGTGTTCGGTTCCGGTGTATTTCAGCGTAACGGCGGAGGTGTGACCGCTAACGCGCAGTCTCTTCCGCAGGCCCCTGACGGAGCCCAAGCGAACGCACCTCTCAGGTACGGCGCGTCACTGGGCATCGGTCCCCTCCGCTTGTGGTTCCTTAACCGTATTCACAGGGCAAAATGCTGAATGCCCTGCGGTGACCGTTccgcatttatctgacacctttctccaaagtgacttacaattatttacccattaaaacagctgggtaatattactagATTAATTCAGGGTAGATACTTCACTCAATGCAACtagagcagtaggtgggatctgaacccgtgacctttgacaaacagtgtaaactgtaaaTTACTCCTGTGCTATGGGTCACTGGTGCTGTCTTTATCTTGCTCTTCCGTATCTTGAAGCCACTTTGTTTTGCGTTCGGCTGCTTATAATTTGCATCCTATCGGATTGTTTAGCCTCTTCGTCACTATGACACttacagaatcagaatcagctttattggccacgTATAtctgagcatacaaggaatttgcttccggtttagagcaaacctccAGCGCGCATTCACACGTACAGGCTACGTAAGCACATACCCgactagacatagactaatacaaacatgattacagataatgcagcagacaagaacatagtgcaatgcagacagaacagagcaaaatgacagaacacaaaaccatgcaaacataacacaactaaatggccaagcatagaaaaaagtACGCGTTGACCTGTAACATTgtgacattatagtgcagtgattgtcagttatttagagaacatattgcacatgggtatgatgTTACTCAAAAGATATAAGGaaacatactgcacatgggtgTAATTAATGTTGCACAAGTAGGGTACAAAAGAAGTAAAAAGTCCAGTGTAGATTGAGGTTATTGGAGGGTGTTACACTGCAGCAATGGCTAAAAAAAAGGTTCTTTTATCCCACGGAGCCTCAGACATCTGAGGGAACATTGCTGAGCATCGTTGCCGGCTGACTGTcaacacacagtcacactctCACGCGCTGGTGACGGGTTACGTTGATTAACCTCGCGTGCTGTGACCTTTCGCACTTTCTACGTCTGGCTACTTGGCGAGAGAAGCCGTCTGGGCCATGAAACGCTGCGGCACCTCTTGTGAATCTGGTGCTGTACTTCTCTTAGGCTTGCAGAAAAGCGATCGAAACGTGTTCCAAACGCACGTTCCACGTTTTTCCGTATACCTGCTTTTACCCTACGCTGGGTGGTGCACTGAGTAGCCCTgttgtcttacagcgcctgggtggtgcccgaggacgtgggttcgatccccgctcggtctgtgaagagtctgcatgttctccctctgtttgtgtgggtttccaccaggcactctggttacctcccacagtccaaagacatatgtcTTGGGGaaattgatgactctaaatggcCTGTAGTGGGTGTGAGTGTATTGTTCTGGTGTACAGATCAGGGTTTGACTTTAGACAGAGTACTGTACCGTATGAAAAGGTGGAAGCTAAACTCTACCGAACGTTcgctgtaaactgctttggagaaaagtatcacctaaatgaataactgtacgTGTCAAACACGTCATTTGGCCGTCGTCCTAAACCTTTCAGTGGCATCAGGGTGGAGTGAGCCCTTGAGTGACAGCAGGATAATGTTCTCCCAGGTCATGAAGATGCAACTGAAGACTTTGGCATTTATGAGTTTGTCACCATCCCGGGTAAATCGGACTCAACGCAGGTACCGTGCGCCCCATCGTGCGACAGCACCGACGCCCGCACACTAATGTTCCCGGACCACGTTCTCAGCCTCCGTGTTGATTTTCCTGCATTTGCTTGTTGTCTGTCCCCGCAGGCGTCGAGCCGGTCGCTCGCAGGCCTCAATTCGGTCCAGGATTTGCACACCACCATCTACGATGTCATCAGGCACATCCCCGAAACGCCCACGCAAGGGCTGCTCAAGTAGAGACCGCCAGGGAGCGCCCCTCCCTCTCAAGAGGAAGCTTTCGCACCGCGGCGCCTGCGAGGACGTGGGGGTCCCTTCCCGACGGGCCCGCCCTGCTCCCGCCTCGAACGCGGCTACCGCTGAAAGGCTTTCCCTGGAACTTTCCGGAATAAAATGCACAGCCGCGTGTCCTGTTCCC
This genomic interval from Scleropages formosus chromosome 23, fSclFor1.1, whole genome shotgun sequence contains the following:
- the hepacam2 gene encoding HEPACAM family member 2 isoform X1, encoding MEPARSAFVPLLLCSVVSAVSGVRSALVSIPSVVHGTCGERLLLPVEYHFDVWPKDLQGTWYFQGDSSDMVMLVTFSSHTLIMNMVYNGSVSIHPPNASLLINRLDETAEGWYRLDLNFRFPGVDSPVLEKKVVHVFAHVPVSVPVIEMSPGSEVVEDKDNVTLRCSVKTGSRAQYLWLKDGVVVGAGERRTLSRDNGTLAISPATKEDIGEYVCVARNFIGRERSRPLPLRVFYGPYNLEVSSQQGLKTGEVFMVDPGEPVLFECWADSDPPNSCVWISKSSNSSRVITGSRFEVMSNRLAHKEDFVCRAFNNVTQKQDETQFTLVVASLGTGKKQEFLQAGSSVSHLAAITVSSLVIIGCMLLVIFRKRSCCPHRAVMMNIYNRPLTEPKRTHLSGHEDATEDFGIYEFVTIPGKSDSTQASSRSLAGLNSVQDLHTTIYDVIRHIPETPTQGLLK
- the hepacam2 gene encoding HEPACAM family member 2 isoform X2, translated to MEPARSAFVPLLLCSVVSAVSGVRSALVSIPSVVHGTCGERLLLPVEYHFDVWPKDLQGTWYFQGDSSDMVMLVTFSSHTLIMNMVYNGSVSIHPPNASLLINRLDETAEGWYRLDLNFRFPGVDSPVLEKKVVHVFAHVPVSVPVIEMSPGSEVVEDKDNVTLRCSVKTGSRAQYLWLKDGVVVGAGERRTLSRDNGTLAISPATKEDIGEYVCVARNFIGRERSRPLPLRVFYGPYNLEVSSQQGLKTGEVFMVDPGEPVLFECWADSDPPNSCVWISKSSNSSRVITGSRFEVMSNRLAHKEDFVCRAFNNVTQKQDETQFTLVVASLGTGKKQEFLQAGSSVSHLAAITVSSLVIIGCMLLVIFRKRSCCPHRVMMNIYNRPLTEPKRTHLSGHEDATEDFGIYEFVTIPGKSDSTQASSRSLAGLNSVQDLHTTIYDVIRHIPETPTQGLLK